One genomic window of Lytechinus variegatus isolate NC3 chromosome 1, Lvar_3.0, whole genome shotgun sequence includes the following:
- the LOC121406618 gene encoding uncharacterized protein K02A2.6-like — protein sequence MALAPSRLLFEEFDKDGDIEAYLDRLDQYFIALDITTETRHEGKRKAILLSSIGSDTYKTVKDLAFPSKPSEKTYDELSGILRGHFRPKRLVVSERFKFHNAKQSPGQTISGFVSYLKKLASSCEFTGGALEEALRDRFIAGLYSSSIQKKLLSKNYRFQEAVELALAEEAASCNIKDMSNTKVDDGKVNKVSYSHNRRKDATQVKQGQSSTSKRPKCYRCGLSNHSAQQCKHKDAVCFKCQKKGHLKSECKSGGNQRGKTNFPRQDNGRRSVKQVKEDDDDGAYDGKNNVDFLDSVFHVNNVTSQPPYIVPVTIEGVELQMELDTGAAVSILTYDDYLKHFKHVQLQAIRRPLRVYGGARLDLAGEIDVEVKYQYMNQAMTLTLVVVKTSQHAPPLFGRSWLRKLKLDWKSLISDPQYSISVDTDVGTVLQQEFADVFKEGLGKAKGPPASLHLKEGARPKFCKARNVPFALRPAVEEELKRMQEDDIIYPVDYSEWATPLVCIPKADGRVRLCGDYKVTVNQQIHCDQYPIPTTEQVFSNLVGGKKFSKIDLKCAYQQMMLDEASQELVTINTHRGLFRYTRLPFGISSSPAIWQKFIEQVISGLDCTCAIMDDVLVTGNTDQEHMRNLKQVFQRFQKFGLRVKKEKCSFMKDSVVYFGRKLSSKGIQPTSDKVEAVRHAPTPKNVSELRSWLGMVNYHAQFIPNLSTMVHSLNELLGSKPWSWDKDCDNAFQAVKKAISTERLLTHYDPEQELELSVDASPYGVGAVISHVNNNGNRKPVAYASRSLNQHEKGYAQLDKEALAIMFGLQRFRTYLYGRKFVIRTDHKPLERILGPKTAIPTLAAQRLQRWAIILSAFDYELKYIPGNQNLVADALSRLPLPETVQGDDDIYNIAAYHIESLPITSKEIQNKTRTDPVLSRILHMVKTGTWVEDKQDERLKPFIRRKDELSMEQDCLLWGYRVIVPPSLQRDILQELHTAHPGMVRMKEIARSHVWWPRIDYDIEQMVKSCQTCQQTRNLPTVAPLMPWVWPQSPWTRIHIDYAQKDKKDYLVVTDAYSKWPEVIMMSSTTSAATISALRDLFSKYGIPLQLVSDNGPQFVSEEFEDFLRRNGVKHVKVAPYHAASNGAAERMVQSFKRSLSASKAQGRSLQKCLDSFLLTYRSTKHATTGQTPASLFLGRELRTRLSLVRPSTEDKVINKQSDQKLHHDKQHGLREFFPGDRVLVKDFRQDETWWSGTIAERRAPKSYVVILEDGRVWKRHVDQLRSECKVSMDDTTRTQVPTPSAPVNPTETLETERHLSAPESLEGNHSPIQAKSQIEDDPETMPSNLGEALPLRRSKRVRKTPDRLIESM from the coding sequence ATGGCTTTGGCACCATCGCGTTTATTGTTTGAAGAGTTTGACAAGGACGGAGATATTGAAGCATATCTAGACAGGCTTGATCAATATTTTATCGCTTTGGATATCACAACGGAGACCAGACATGAGGGTAAGCGTAAAGCTATTCTTCTCAGTAGTATTGGTAGTGACACGTACAAAACGGTGAAAGATTTGGCATTTCCAAGCAAACCAAGTGAGAAAACGTATGATGAACTCAGTGGAATTTTGAGGGGACATTTCCGTCCTAAGCGCTTGGTTGTATCAGAAAGGTTCAAGTTTCATAATGCTAAGCAATCACCAGGTCAAACAATCTCAGGCTTTGTCTCCTACCTGAAAAAGCTTGCTTCTTCATGTGAATTCACAGGGGGAGCATTAGAGGAAGCTCTACGAGACCGCTTCATTGCAGGCTTGTACTCAAGTTCCATTCAGAAGAAACTTTTGTCCAAGAACTATAGATTCCAGGAAgctgtggaattagcattagcAGAGGAGGCAGCATCATGTAACATCAAGGACATGTCCAATACTAAAGTAGATGATGGGAAGGTGAATAAGGTGTCATATTCACACAACAGACGTAAAGATGCTACCCAGGTCAAGCAGGGTCAATCTAGTACAAGTAAGCGACCTAAATGTTATCGCTGTGGACTGTCAAACCATTCCGCGCAGCAGTGCAAACACAAAGACGCAGTGTGTTTCAAGTGTCAGAAAAAGGGGCATTTGAAGTCGGAATGTAAGTCAGGTGGGAACCaaagaggaaaaacaaattttccACGTCAAGATAATGGTCGCAGGTCAGTGAAACAGGTcaaggaagatgatgatgatggagcgTATGATGGTAAGAACAACGTAGACTTCCTAGACTCTGTTTTTCATGTGAACAACGTGACATCTCAGCCTCCATATATCGTACCAGTAACAATTGAAGGGGTTGAACTGCAGATGGAATTAGACACGGGAGCTGCAGTGTCTATCCTCACCTATGACGATTACTTGAAACATTTCAAGCATGTACAATTGCAAGCGATCAGACGTCCGCTGCGGGTATATGGAGGTGCAAGGCTAGACTTAGCAGGAGAGATTGATGTGGAGGTCAAGTACCAGTACATGAACCAAGCTATGACTCTTACCTTGGTAGTCGTCAAGACTTCTCAACACGCTCCACCTCTCTTTGGACGATCTTGGCTGAGGAAACTGAAGCTAGACTGGAAATCATTGATCTCGGATCCTCAGTATTCAATCAGTGTTGATACAGATGTGGGAACGGTTCTGCAGCAGGAGTTTGCGGATGTATTTAAGGAAGGACTTGGGAAAGCTAAAGGCCCACCAGCGTCATTGCATCTGAAGGAAGGTGCTCGACCAAAGTTCTGCAAGGCACGCAACGTTCCTTTTGCTCTACGTCCTGCAGTTGAGGAGGAACTGAAACGTATGCAGGAAGATGACATCATATACCCTGTAGATTACAGTGAATGGGCAACCCCATTGGTATGCATACCGAAGGCCGATGGACGGGTACGCCTATGTGGAGATTACAAGGTGACTGTGAATCAGCAGATTCATTGTGACCAGTACCCCATTCCTACTACAGAACAAGTCTTTTCAAACTTGGTGGGAGGAAAGAAGTTCTCTAAGATTGATCTTAAATGTGCATACCAACAAATGATGTTGGATGAAGCTTCGCAGGAACTGGTGACAATCAACACCCACCGAGGTCTCTTCCGCTACACCAGGCTGCCATTTGGTATATCATCTAGCCCAGCTATTTGGCAGAAATTCATAGAGCAGGTCATATCTGGACTGGATTGTACTTGCGCCATCATGGACGATGTGCTCGTGACAGGAAACACAGACCAAGAGCACATGAGAAATCTGAAGCAGGTATTCCAGCGTTTCCAGAAGTTCGGACTTAGGGTGAAGAAGGAGAAGTGTTCCTTCATGAAAGACAGTGTGGTCTACTTTGGGCGGAAGCTATCATCCAAGGGAATTCAACCAACGAGTGATAAGGTTGAGGCAGTTCGCCATGCCCCAACCCCAAAGAATGTGTCAGAGTTGCGCTCCTGGTTAGGAATGGTTAACTATCACGCGCAGTTCATTCCTAATCTTTCTACAATGGTCCATTCCTTGAATGAACTACTTGGATCAAAGCCGTGGTCTTGGGACAAGGACTGTGATAATGCCTTCCAAGCTGTAAAGAAGGCGATTTCTACAGAGAGATTGCTTACACACTATGATCCAGAGCAGGAGCTAGAACTGAGTGTAGATGCTTCACCCTATGGAGTGGGTGCAGTTATCTCCCATGTGAATAACAATGGCAACAGGAAGCCAGTAGCATATGCCTCAAGGAGCTTGAATCAGCATGAGAAGGGATATGCACAGTTGGACAAGGAAGCACTGGCCATTATGTTCGGTCTTCAGCGTTTTCGCACGTACCTGTATGGAAGGAAGTTTGTGATACGTACAGATCACAAGCCCCTGGAACGGATTCTAGGTCCAAAGACTGCAATACCTACCTTGGCTGCCCAGAGGTTGCAACGATGGGCAATCATCCTGTCAGCTTTTGATTATGAGCTGAAGTATATTCCAGGCAACCAGAATCTTGTGGCAGATGCTTTGTCACGACTTCCCTTACCGGAAACTGTGCAAGGAGATGACGACATCTATAACATTGCAGCCTATCACATTGAGAGCCTTCCTATCACTAGCAAAGAAATACAGAACAAGACAAGAACAGATCCTGTGCTTTCTAGGATTCTTCACATGGTGAAAACAGGAACATGGGTGGAGGACAAACAAGATGAAAGACTCAAACCATTCATCAGAAGGAAGGATGAATTAAGCATGGAACAGGATTGCCTCTTGTGGGGTTATCGAGTAATTGTGCCTCCTAGTCTACAAAGAGACATTCTACAAGAGTTGCATACAGCGCATCCTGGCATGGTGCGTATGAAGGAAATTGCTCGCAGTCATGTTTGGTGGCCCAGGATTGACTATGACATAGAGCAGATGGTGAAGTCATGCCAGACCTGCCAGCAGACGCGGAACCTTCCAACAGTGGCACCACTTATGCCATGGGTATGGCCACAGTCACCATGGACACGTATACACATAGATTATGCCCAGAAGGACAAGAAGGACTATCTAGTCGTCACAGATGCATATTCCAAGTGGCCAGAGGTCATTATGATGTCAAGTACAACGTCAGCTGCAACTATTTCAGCATTGAGGGACTTGTTCAGCAAGTATGGAATCCCTCTGCAATTGGTTAGCGACAACGGCCCACAATTTGTGAGTGAGGAATTCGAGGATTTTCTCAGGAGAAATGGTGTGAAGCATGTCAAGGTCGCACCATATCATGCAGCAAGTAACGGTGCAGCTGAAAGGATGGTACAATCCTTTAAAAGATCATTGAGTGCCAGCAAGGCTCAAGGTCGTAGTCTTCAGAAGTGCTTAGATAGTTTCCTACTTACATATCGCTCAACTAAGCATGCAACAACTGGACAGACCCCAGCAAGTTTGTTTCTGGGACGGGAGCTTCGCACACGTCTCAGCTTAGTCAGACCTAGTACCGAGGACAAGGTCATTAACAAGCAGAGTGACCAAAAGCTTCATCATGACAAACAACATGGTCTGCGTGAATTCTTCCCTGGAGATCGCGTGTTAGTCAAAGACTTTCGTCAAGATGAAACTTGGTGGTCAGGAACAATCGCTGAGCGACGAGCGCCAAAGTCCTATGTAGTCATCCTGGAGGATGGCAGAGTCTGGAAAAGACATGTGGATCAGTTGCGTTCAGAATGCAAGGTATCGATGGACGATACCACTCGTACACAGGTGCCAACACCATCAGCGCCTGTGAATCCAACAGAGACTTTAGAAACTGAAAGACATTTGTCTGCCCCAGAAAGTCTGGAGGGTAATCACTCTCCCATTCAGGCGAAATCACAGATCGAAGATGATCCAGAAACTATGCCTTCCAATCTTGGCGAGGCACTCCCTCTTCGACGTTCTAAGCGTGTAAGGAAGACGCCGGATCGGCTCATCGAGTCCATGTAA